A region of Pleionea litopenaei DNA encodes the following proteins:
- the pepQ gene encoding Xaa-Pro dipeptidase, whose amino-acid sequence MAMIIETGYSQHIEALLKRYQQLLAEHNYDYLVIPSGMPIRKYLDDMDYPFKVNPHFKALLPLTDHPHCQIIIPQTGKPQLLYYQPVDFWHTVPADPSGAYTEFFEIQLIARPEQALPLIPKDGRVVLMGRKEGVLEAVSFSAQNPESLVYPLYWDRAYKSAYEVECIWQANRLAAKAHNAARDEFYRGGNEFSINNAYLVAANALENDMPYGNIVALNQNAAILHYTDCQRTTPNKHFSFLIDAGAEVNGYASDITRTYSYAKNDEFADLIQAMDEMHLNLLEQIKPQQSYVDLHVQAHHRIADILKRFDFVTASADALVESGVSSAFFPHGLGHQLGLQVHDVGGHQSEKAGGTTPPPQEHPFLRNTRTIEQHQVLTVEPGLYFIDSLLDDVKQTDLNDAINWEKINQFKVFGGIRIEDDILVTADGHRNLSREAFAEVE is encoded by the coding sequence ATGGCAATGATTATCGAGACTGGCTATTCACAACATATTGAGGCGCTACTCAAGCGCTACCAACAGTTGTTGGCTGAACATAATTACGATTACCTAGTGATTCCTTCCGGTATGCCCATTCGAAAATACCTTGATGACATGGATTACCCATTTAAAGTTAATCCGCACTTTAAAGCACTGCTTCCGCTGACCGATCATCCACATTGTCAGATTATTATTCCTCAGACAGGAAAACCTCAGTTGCTTTATTATCAGCCAGTTGATTTTTGGCATACAGTGCCGGCGGATCCCAGTGGTGCTTACACCGAGTTCTTTGAGATCCAATTAATTGCCCGCCCCGAGCAAGCATTACCTTTAATTCCTAAGGACGGGCGCGTGGTTTTGATGGGTCGAAAAGAAGGTGTGTTGGAGGCCGTTAGTTTTTCAGCACAAAATCCAGAGTCACTGGTTTATCCTTTGTATTGGGATCGCGCGTATAAGTCGGCTTATGAAGTTGAATGCATCTGGCAAGCCAACCGACTCGCGGCAAAAGCGCATAACGCAGCGCGTGACGAGTTTTATCGAGGTGGAAATGAGTTTTCAATCAATAATGCCTACTTAGTGGCCGCCAATGCGTTAGAAAATGACATGCCCTATGGGAATATTGTCGCACTGAATCAGAATGCGGCTATTTTGCATTACACCGACTGTCAACGGACCACTCCGAACAAACATTTTTCGTTTTTAATCGATGCTGGGGCTGAAGTGAATGGCTATGCGTCAGACATCACGCGTACCTATTCCTACGCAAAGAATGATGAATTTGCCGACCTTATTCAGGCAATGGATGAGATGCATTTGAACTTGTTAGAACAGATCAAGCCGCAACAATCTTACGTTGATTTACACGTACAAGCGCACCATCGTATTGCTGACATATTAAAACGCTTTGATTTTGTTACAGCATCGGCTGACGCACTGGTTGAATCTGGCGTTTCAAGTGCATTTTTCCCGCATGGTTTAGGGCACCAACTAGGCTTGCAAGTGCACGATGTTGGCGGTCATCAAAGTGAGAAAGCGGGGGGCACAACACCACCTCCGCAAGAGCATCCGTTTCTACGTAACACGCGAACGATCGAGCAGCATCAGGTGTTAACCGTTGAACCGGGTTTGTACTTCATTGACAGTTTACTAGATGATGTAAAGCAAACGGATCTCAATGATGCGATCAATTGGGAAAAGATAAATCAGTTTAAAGTCTTTGGTGGCATACGTATCGAGGATGATATTTTAGTCACCGCAGATGGGCATCGTAATTTAAGTCGCGAAGCCTTTGCTGAAGTTGAATAA
- a CDS encoding YigZ family protein, translated as MAGYSVPKQNVEVEEVIKGSRFITRLVNVDTVDKAKGYLKSLREQEPTATHHCWAYIVGNPQSTTLIGCSDDGEPAGTAGKPMLNVLQHSDVGDLIAVCTRYYGGTKLGTGGLARAYGGGVKLAMEQLDTCEKINKVELVLNVAYECGKDLEHIVAQYDAEILNTEYLEAVEYKMLLPSENRDPLEQQLELRFGDKIQWKFIQ; from the coding sequence ATGGCTGGTTATTCGGTTCCTAAGCAAAATGTAGAGGTGGAAGAGGTTATTAAAGGTAGTCGATTTATCACCCGATTGGTGAATGTCGATACGGTCGACAAAGCGAAAGGCTACCTAAAATCTTTGCGTGAACAAGAACCAACGGCAACGCATCATTGTTGGGCTTATATCGTTGGCAATCCTCAGTCAACAACCCTGATTGGTTGTTCAGACGACGGAGAGCCGGCAGGCACAGCAGGTAAGCCGATGCTCAATGTGCTGCAACATTCCGACGTTGGTGATTTAATAGCCGTTTGTACGCGTTATTATGGCGGTACCAAGTTAGGAACCGGTGGACTCGCTCGCGCCTATGGTGGCGGTGTAAAACTCGCGATGGAACAGCTTGATACTTGCGAGAAAATCAATAAAGTAGAACTTGTTTTAAATGTTGCGTATGAGTGCGGGAAAGATCTCGAGCATATCGTCGCACAATATGATGCAGAAATTTTAAATACCGAGTATCTTGAGGCGGTTGAATATAAAATGCTTCTTCCGAGCGAGAATCGTGATCCGTTAGAACAACAATTAGAATTAAGATTTGGAGACAAAATACAATGGAAATTTATCCAATAA
- a CDS encoding SirB2 family protein codes for MEIYPITKHIHMMFAGLSLLGFVIRGYWMISGSKMLNAKPVKILPHIIDTVLLISAVVLVIVTGYYPLKFDWVTLKILLLVAYIVLGTFALKRGKTKTIKIVAFVLALVTFFAIYGTVIHKPSF; via the coding sequence ATGGAAATTTATCCAATAACCAAACATATTCATATGATGTTTGCAGGTCTGTCCCTTTTGGGATTCGTTATTCGTGGGTATTGGATGATCAGTGGCTCCAAGATGTTAAACGCCAAACCAGTGAAAATACTACCGCATATCATCGACACAGTCCTGCTGATATCGGCAGTGGTTTTAGTGATTGTTACAGGCTACTACCCACTAAAGTTTGACTGGGTTACTTTGAAGATACTTTTGCTTGTTGCCTATATTGTTCTTGGGACATTCGCCCTAAAACGTGGGAAAACAAAAACGATAAAAATTGTGGCTTTCGTTTTAGCGTTAGTAACCTTCTTTGCAATTTACGGGACGGTTATTCATAAACCAAGCTTCTAA